The following are from one region of the Jatrophihabitans telluris genome:
- a CDS encoding sodium-translocating pyrophosphatase, protein MALSHPLSHHVSAPSSGRSVRTLADTAFSGGDRTLVAVVGLVALVALGFGYVLMKEVLSADEGTPKMKEIAEAVQEGAQAYLARQFRTLSVVVAVVFVLLFFLPADDTGQRIARSAFFIVGAVFSATIGYLGMWLATRANLRVAAAANNEGRERAMRIAFRTGGTVGMATVGLGLLGASIVVFVFTDHAPKVLEGFGFGAATLAMFMRVGGGIFTKAADVGADLVGKVEAGIPEDDPRNAATIADNVGDNVGDCAGMAADLFESYAVTLVASLILGSVAFGTKGLLFPLIVPAIGVLTAIIGVYITRAKPGENGLAAINRSFYISAAISVVLCGIAAFVYLPGKFTDLKGLASSSDGGVGAALFGLDSGIGKGNPALIAFVAVVIGIVLAAVILWLTGIYTGTEHKAVQDVGRTSLTGAATVILSGISVGFESAVYTALVIAAAVFGAFLLGGASTFVALFAVALAGCGLLTTVGVIVAMDTFGPVSDNAQGIAEMSGDVHGEGAQILTELDAVGNTTKAITKGIAIATAVLAATALFGSYTDAISKALVDAATKAGGTLADPGQFVTNSLKVGIVSPNTLVGVIIGAAVVFMFSGLAVNAVSRAAGAVVYEVRNQFRTHPGIMDGTERPEYGRVVDICTRDSLRELVTPGLLAVMAPIAVGFGLGLGPLAGYLGGAIATGTLMAVFLANSGGAWDNAKKLVEDGNHGGKGSPAHEATIIGDTVGDPFKDTAGPAINPLIKVMNLVSVLIAPAVVQLSVGKDANGAVRVTIALVAVAVVVAAVIIAKRRASSLNDDPAAAPTSAAIGS, encoded by the coding sequence ATGGCTCTATCCCACCCGCTGTCCCATCACGTATCGGCCCCGTCGTCCGGAAGATCCGTCCGCACCCTGGCCGATACGGCGTTTTCCGGGGGCGACCGCACCCTGGTCGCCGTCGTGGGACTGGTGGCGCTCGTGGCCCTTGGCTTCGGCTACGTCCTCATGAAGGAAGTTCTGTCCGCCGACGAGGGCACGCCGAAGATGAAGGAGATCGCCGAAGCTGTCCAGGAAGGTGCTCAGGCCTATCTGGCGCGCCAGTTCCGCACCCTGTCCGTCGTCGTCGCGGTCGTCTTCGTGCTGCTGTTCTTCCTGCCCGCCGACGACACCGGCCAGCGCATCGCACGCTCGGCCTTCTTCATCGTCGGCGCCGTGTTCTCGGCGACGATCGGCTACCTCGGCATGTGGCTGGCCACCCGGGCCAACCTTCGGGTCGCGGCTGCTGCCAACAACGAGGGCCGAGAGCGTGCCATGCGGATCGCGTTCCGCACCGGCGGCACCGTCGGCATGGCCACGGTCGGCCTGGGCCTGCTCGGTGCCTCGATCGTGGTCTTCGTCTTCACCGATCACGCTCCGAAGGTCCTTGAAGGCTTCGGCTTCGGTGCCGCCACCCTGGCCATGTTCATGCGTGTCGGCGGCGGCATCTTCACCAAGGCCGCGGACGTCGGCGCTGACCTGGTCGGCAAGGTAGAGGCCGGCATCCCCGAGGACGACCCCCGCAATGCCGCGACGATCGCCGACAACGTGGGCGACAACGTCGGTGACTGCGCCGGCATGGCGGCCGACCTGTTCGAGTCCTACGCCGTCACGCTGGTCGCCTCGCTCATCCTGGGTTCGGTCGCGTTCGGCACCAAGGGTCTGCTCTTCCCGTTGATCGTCCCGGCCATCGGGGTGCTCACCGCGATCATCGGCGTCTACATCACCCGGGCAAAGCCGGGGGAGAACGGTCTGGCCGCGATCAACCGCAGCTTCTACATCTCGGCCGCGATCTCCGTGGTTCTCTGCGGCATCGCCGCCTTCGTCTACCTGCCCGGTAAGTTCACCGACCTCAAGGGTCTGGCGTCCTCCTCCGACGGTGGAGTGGGTGCCGCGCTGTTCGGGTTGGACTCCGGCATCGGCAAGGGCAATCCGGCGCTGATCGCCTTCGTGGCCGTCGTCATCGGCATCGTTCTCGCCGCGGTCATCCTGTGGCTCACCGGCATCTACACCGGGACCGAGCACAAGGCGGTCCAGGACGTCGGGCGAACCTCGCTCACCGGTGCCGCCACCGTGATCCTGTCCGGTATCTCCGTCGGCTTCGAGTCGGCCGTCTACACCGCGCTGGTCATCGCCGCCGCCGTGTTCGGCGCGTTCCTGCTCGGCGGGGCCTCGACCTTCGTAGCCCTGTTCGCCGTGGCGCTGGCCGGTTGCGGTCTACTCACCACGGTCGGCGTGATCGTCGCGATGGACACCTTCGGACCGGTCTCCGACAACGCCCAAGGCATCGCGGAGATGTCCGGCGACGTGCACGGCGAGGGCGCACAGATCCTGACCGAGCTCGACGCGGTCGGCAACACGACCAAGGCGATCACCAAGGGCATCGCGATCGCCACCGCCGTCTTGGCCGCGACCGCGCTCTTCGGCTCCTACACCGATGCGATCAGCAAGGCGTTGGTCGACGCGGCCACGAAGGCGGGCGGCACCCTGGCCGACCCCGGCCAGTTCGTGACCAACTCCCTCAAGGTCGGGATCGTCAGCCCGAACACGCTGGTCGGTGTGATCATCGGTGCCGCGGTGGTGTTCATGTTCTCCGGGCTCGCCGTCAACGCGGTGTCTCGAGCGGCCGGCGCCGTGGTCTACGAGGTTCGCAACCAGTTCCGCACGCATCCCGGCATCATGGATGGCACCGAGCGGCCGGAGTACGGCCGCGTGGTCGACATCTGCACGCGGGATTCCCTGCGCGAGCTCGTCACTCCGGGCCTGCTCGCGGTGATGGCCCCTATCGCGGTCGGCTTCGGACTGGGGCTCGGGCCGCTGGCCGGCTACCTCGGCGGCGCGATCGCGACCGGCACCCTGATGGCGGTGTTCCTGGCCAACTCCGGTGGTGCCTGGGACAACGCGAAGAAGCTCGTCGAGGACGGCAACCACGGCGGCAAGGGGTCGCCGGCGCACGAGGCGACGATCATCGGTGACACCGTCGGTGACCCGTTCAAGGACACCGCCGGCCCTGCGATCAACCCGCTCATCAAGGTGATGAACCTGGTGTCCGTGCTCATCGCGCCGGCGGTCGTGCAGCTGTCCGTTGGCAAGGACGCCAACGGCGCGGTCCGGGTGACCATCGCCCTGGTTGCCGTGGCTGTCGTCGTGGCGGCCGTGATCATCGCCAAGCGGCGGGCGTCCTCGCTCAACGACGACCCGGCGGCGGCTCCGACCAGCGCGGCGATCGGCAGCTAG
- a CDS encoding STAS domain-containing protein yields MDLSLNQSTVDAHPVVDVRGEVDVHTASHLRDRLTQVIDSTDAPVVVDLSSLGFIDSTGLGALVAARNHSEERGSALLLVCNSDRLLKLFRITGLHEVFSIHDSVPAAIASAPSQTPASS; encoded by the coding sequence GTGGATCTGAGTCTGAACCAGAGCACCGTCGACGCCCACCCGGTGGTCGACGTACGCGGCGAGGTGGACGTTCACACCGCCTCCCATCTGCGCGATCGTCTTACCCAGGTCATCGACTCGACCGACGCTCCTGTCGTGGTCGACCTTTCCAGTCTCGGCTTCATCGACTCCACCGGGCTCGGAGCACTCGTCGCCGCACGAAACCACTCCGAAGAGCGCGGCTCGGCCTTGTTGCTGGTCTGCAATTCCGACCGGCTGCTCAAACTCTTCCGCATCACCGGCCTGCACGAGGTCTTCTCGATCCACGATTCCGTCCCGGCGGCTATCGCCAGCGCGCCGTCTCAGACGCCGGCCTCGTCCTAG
- a CDS encoding gluconokinase, translating into MGVSGSGKTTVGGVLAQQLGVPFADADDFHSPQAKAKMASGHPLTDIDRAPWLARLADWLAGETEGCVLACSALKRHYRDVLRSRSPQLCFLHLAGDPSVVTERVGHRHQHYMPASLVQSQYDTLEPLQPDEFGVAVDFTLGPEPIVEQFLKEVQ; encoded by the coding sequence ATGGGCGTCTCAGGCAGCGGCAAGACCACGGTCGGCGGCGTTCTGGCCCAGCAGCTCGGGGTGCCGTTCGCCGACGCGGACGATTTCCACTCGCCGCAGGCCAAGGCCAAGATGGCGTCCGGGCACCCGCTCACCGACATCGACCGAGCGCCCTGGCTGGCGCGCCTGGCCGACTGGCTCGCCGGTGAGACCGAGGGCTGCGTCCTCGCCTGTTCGGCCCTCAAACGTCACTACCGAGATGTCCTGCGCTCTCGCTCCCCGCAACTGTGCTTCCTGCACCTCGCCGGCGACCCGAGCGTGGTGACCGAGCGCGTCGGCCACCGCCATCAGCACTACATGCCGGCCTCACTGGTCCAGTCGCAGTACGACACGCTCGAACCGCTCCAGCCGGACGAGTTCGGCGTCGCGGTCGACTTCACGCTCGGCCCGGAACCCATCGTCGAGCAGTTCCTCAAGGAGGTTCAGTGA
- a CDS encoding GntP family permease, whose amino-acid sequence MTTAVHAAALERILADSTSGSHDTRLIVATLAAIAVIIALISWFKLHPFLSLTIGSLIVGAVSGLGLTKAVASYGTGLGATVASVGTLIALGAIFGKLLADSGGADQIVDTIVGRSSDRVLPWAMALVGMIIGLPMFFEIGLVLLMPVILLVARRSGQPLMRIALPAIAGLSAMHGFVPPHPGPLAAVGALKADLGLTLGLGVIVAVPCVIVAGPIFSHFAARWVDVPVPELFGADPVRSAAAGASSTNGAQAHETAAVTGAVTGAATGAERTAAPTAAGRRPSFPATLGTVLLPVILMLAKSVADVADANGSGPVHSFLDFIGTPLVALLLAVIVAMFSLGVVSGLDKDRLGETVNQALPPIAGILLIVAAGGGFKQVLVDSGISKMIAGWVAGSSVSPLLLAWFVAVLIRLATGSATVATVTTAGILAPVASSLSNTHLSLLVLAIGAGSLFFSHVNDAGFWLTKEYFGLTVGQNLKTWSLLETILSVTGIILVLGLSVVV is encoded by the coding sequence ATGACCACCGCAGTTCACGCCGCGGCTCTCGAGCGCATCCTCGCCGACTCGACCAGCGGCAGCCACGACACCCGCCTGATCGTCGCCACGCTGGCGGCGATCGCCGTCATCATCGCGCTCATCTCGTGGTTCAAGCTGCATCCGTTCCTGAGCCTGACGATCGGCTCGCTGATCGTGGGCGCCGTGTCGGGGCTCGGTCTCACCAAGGCGGTCGCGAGCTACGGAACCGGTCTCGGCGCCACCGTGGCCAGCGTCGGAACGCTGATCGCGCTCGGGGCGATCTTCGGCAAGCTGCTGGCCGATTCCGGCGGAGCGGACCAGATCGTCGACACCATCGTCGGACGCTCCAGCGACCGGGTGTTGCCCTGGGCGATGGCCCTGGTGGGCATGATCATCGGCCTGCCGATGTTCTTCGAGATCGGCCTGGTGCTGCTGATGCCGGTCATCCTGCTGGTGGCCCGTCGTTCCGGGCAGCCGCTGATGCGGATCGCGCTGCCCGCGATCGCCGGTCTTTCGGCGATGCACGGCTTCGTTCCGCCCCATCCCGGACCGTTGGCCGCGGTCGGTGCGTTGAAGGCCGACCTCGGTCTCACGCTGGGTCTCGGCGTCATCGTCGCCGTGCCGTGCGTGATCGTGGCCGGCCCGATCTTCAGCCATTTCGCCGCTCGATGGGTGGACGTACCGGTGCCTGAACTCTTCGGCGCAGACCCGGTCCGCTCAGCTGCCGCCGGAGCCTCGTCGACCAACGGTGCCCAGGCGCATGAGACCGCAGCGGTAACCGGAGCGGTTACCGGAGCGGCTACCGGAGCGGAGCGAACAGCAGCGCCGACAGCGGCGGGCCGGCGCCCGAGCTTCCCGGCGACGCTGGGCACCGTGCTGCTGCCGGTGATCCTCATGCTGGCCAAGTCCGTCGCCGACGTGGCGGATGCGAACGGCTCCGGTCCGGTGCACAGCTTCCTGGACTTCATCGGCACGCCCCTGGTGGCCCTGCTCCTCGCCGTGATCGTGGCCATGTTCAGCCTGGGCGTGGTGTCCGGTCTGGACAAGGACCGGCTGGGCGAGACCGTCAACCAGGCGTTGCCGCCGATCGCGGGCATTCTGCTCATCGTCGCCGCGGGTGGCGGGTTCAAGCAGGTGCTCGTCGACTCGGGGATCTCGAAGATGATCGCCGGTTGGGTGGCCGGCAGCAGTGTCTCGCCCTTGTTGCTGGCCTGGTTCGTGGCCGTGCTCATCCGCCTGGCGACGGGATCGGCGACGGTGGCGACGGTGACCACCGCCGGCATCCTCGCGCCGGTGGCGTCCTCGCTGTCCAACACCCACCTGTCGCTGCTGGTGCTTGCGATCGGGGCCGGCTCCCTGTTCTTCTCCCACGTCAACGACGCCGGCTTCTGGCTGACCAAGGAATATTTCGGGCTCACCGTGGGTCAAAACCTCAAGACCTGGTCCCTGCTCGAGACGATCCTGTCCGTGACCGGAATCATTCTCGTTCTCGGCTTGTCGGTGGTCGTCTGA
- a CDS encoding DEAD/DEAH box helicase produces the protein MSPGRPDGQLTDVIVPQVGVLDPSKEIGSALIVTHPLLSGLLEGRSPEDASLRHVEQLAARPLLVDDWPEWVPEPLIAALGRSGVPSPWPHQVEAASLAWAGRSVVIATGTASGKSLAYQLPMLSAVLTQPRARVLYLAPTKALAVDQLRTVSQLELPGVRAATFDGDTPMQTRDWVREHANVVLSNPDMLHRSVLPRHGNWASFLRRLRFVVIDECHHYRGVFGSHVALILRRLRRLCASYGAEPVFVLASATSRDPATSASRLIGRDVSCVDVDLAPRGERTFALWEPPLTPLRGENHAPVRRAAGAEAARILADLVLAGARTLVFVRSRRGAEITALAAQRHLKDAGADDLAARIAAYRGGYLPEERRAVEAALVSGQLLGVATTNALELGVDITGLDAVVLAGYPGTLASLWQQSGRAGRRSQDALVVFVARDDPLDTYLVHHPEAVFGRAVEASVCDPENPFVLAPQLCCAAAERALTPADVQLFGGAAAQSVLDGLVARGVLRRRPNGWYWTGRSWPDVEIRGAGGGPVTVVEAGSGRLLGTVESSAAPSVLHAGAVYLHQGQSFVVAELELDRSTALVRAEEPDWTTSAREITDIEVLATRESATAAGVGVTLGTVRVSNQVVSYQRRRFNGEVLDEIPLDLPVQQLVTSAVWYTLSDDLCTEAALDATDLPGALHAAEHAAIGLLPLFATCDRWDIGGVSTARHADTGQPTVFVYDGHPGGAGFAAQGHAVLGEWLGATRQAIAACECAEGCPSCVQSPKCGNGNHPLDKMRAITVLDLVLSAVGPGPARG, from the coding sequence ATGAGCCCGGGTCGCCCTGACGGTCAGTTAACAGACGTCATCGTGCCACAGGTCGGGGTTCTGGACCCCTCGAAGGAAATCGGAAGCGCTCTCATCGTTACACATCCGCTGTTGTCAGGCCTGCTCGAAGGACGATCGCCCGAGGACGCCTCGCTGCGTCACGTCGAGCAGCTGGCGGCACGTCCGCTGCTGGTCGACGACTGGCCTGAGTGGGTACCGGAACCGTTGATCGCAGCACTGGGCCGCTCCGGTGTGCCATCGCCGTGGCCGCATCAGGTCGAGGCCGCGTCGCTGGCATGGGCCGGCCGTTCGGTGGTGATCGCCACCGGGACTGCGTCCGGCAAGTCGTTGGCCTACCAATTGCCGATGCTGTCGGCGGTGCTGACCCAGCCCCGGGCGCGGGTGCTCTACCTGGCGCCGACCAAGGCACTGGCGGTCGATCAGCTGCGGACGGTCTCGCAGCTGGAGCTGCCAGGCGTTCGGGCGGCGACCTTCGACGGGGACACGCCGATGCAGACGCGCGACTGGGTGCGGGAACACGCGAACGTGGTGCTCAGCAACCCGGACATGCTGCACCGCAGCGTGCTGCCGCGCCACGGGAACTGGGCATCGTTCCTGCGGCGGTTGCGTTTCGTGGTCATCGACGAGTGCCATCACTACCGCGGCGTCTTCGGGTCTCACGTCGCCCTCATCCTGCGGCGGCTGCGTCGGCTGTGTGCCAGCTATGGGGCCGAACCGGTTTTCGTGCTGGCCTCGGCCACGTCGCGGGACCCGGCCACCTCGGCCAGTCGGCTGATCGGGCGCGATGTCAGCTGCGTCGACGTCGACCTGGCTCCCCGCGGCGAGCGGACCTTTGCCCTGTGGGAGCCTCCGCTGACGCCGCTGCGCGGGGAGAACCACGCGCCGGTACGGCGGGCGGCCGGCGCGGAGGCGGCCCGAATACTCGCCGACCTGGTGCTGGCCGGCGCCCGAACCCTGGTTTTCGTCCGCTCCCGTCGCGGGGCGGAGATCACGGCATTGGCCGCGCAGCGCCACCTCAAGGACGCGGGCGCCGACGACTTGGCGGCCCGGATCGCCGCCTATCGCGGCGGGTATCTGCCGGAGGAACGGCGAGCGGTCGAAGCCGCGCTGGTGTCGGGGCAGCTGCTCGGCGTGGCCACCACCAACGCTCTCGAACTCGGTGTCGACATCACCGGCCTGGACGCCGTCGTACTCGCCGGATACCCCGGGACTCTCGCCTCGCTCTGGCAGCAATCGGGCCGGGCGGGTCGTCGGAGCCAGGACGCGCTGGTCGTTTTCGTCGCGCGCGATGATCCGTTGGACACCTATCTCGTGCATCATCCCGAAGCTGTCTTCGGCCGGGCGGTCGAGGCCAGTGTGTGTGATCCCGAGAATCCCTTCGTCCTCGCTCCCCAGCTGTGCTGCGCGGCGGCCGAGCGTGCTCTGACGCCGGCCGACGTGCAACTCTTCGGTGGTGCCGCGGCGCAATCGGTGCTGGACGGCCTCGTCGCCCGCGGCGTGCTGCGTCGGCGCCCGAACGGCTGGTACTGGACCGGCAGGTCGTGGCCGGACGTGGAGATCCGCGGCGCCGGCGGTGGTCCGGTGACCGTGGTGGAGGCCGGTTCGGGGCGGCTGCTCGGGACGGTGGAGTCGAGTGCAGCGCCGTCCGTCCTGCATGCGGGAGCGGTGTATCTGCATCAGGGGCAGTCTTTCGTCGTCGCTGAACTGGAGTTGGACAGGTCCACGGCGCTGGTCCGGGCCGAGGAGCCGGACTGGACCACGAGTGCGCGCGAGATCACCGACATCGAGGTACTGGCCACGCGAGAGTCCGCCACCGCTGCCGGCGTCGGCGTGACCCTGGGAACGGTGCGTGTCTCGAATCAGGTCGTCAGCTACCAACGTCGACGGTTCAACGGCGAGGTGCTCGATGAGATCCCGCTTGATCTCCCGGTCCAGCAGCTGGTGACCAGCGCTGTCTGGTACACCCTCAGCGACGACCTCTGCACCGAGGCGGCGCTGGACGCGACGGATCTGCCGGGCGCGCTGCACGCCGCCGAACACGCTGCCATCGGACTGCTTCCGTTGTTCGCCACCTGCGACCGGTGGGACATCGGAGGCGTGTCCACGGCCCGCCATGCCGACACCGGGCAACCGACGGTGTTCGTCTACGACGGGCATCCCGGCGGAGCCGGATTCGCCGCCCAGGGCCACGCTGTGCTCGGCGAATGGCTCGGCGCGACCCGGCAGGCGATCGCCGCCTGCGAGTGCGCCGAGGGATGTCCCTCCTGCGTCCAGTCGCCCAAGTGCGGCAACGGCAATCACCCCCTCGACAAGATGCGCGCGATCACGGTGCTCGACCTTGTGCTGTCGGCGGTCGGGCCAGGCCCCGCCCGGGGCTGA